aggtatccatttttctttattttgaactataattttgcttcagtaatCATGTTATGCATCTGGTAAGTGTGTCCTTGTTTCATGTGATCAGTCCCAGTTTTGCTTGATTGGTTTTGCAGTTTTGGTCGTGTTAGTCTGACCAtggttttggtgtttttttctcCTGGTTTGCCATatgttcctttctttttcctttcttgactcggcacaagggggtcgggtagaggtccagcgctggactagaaacccccttgctcggttgcgctctacccctgaagattcgcagccatttacgagcctaatggtgtcgcagtcagcttttctttccctttgagTTGTTTAGATTTGCCTCATTTAATACacctgtgtttcattttgcatgggatttctttgggttttggaACTGCCCTTTCCtgtttttaagaacgaagggtttgtgtagggattgtttcttatttattattcttattttttaagaacgaataattttcatgttcaaatatttgtttatccctcttacttgatttagtttcttatacatgtactatctggctgtttctgaaattaaagtttttattttcacacagagattgttttgttttgctaactccactgtgaggttgagagtttgctttgtgaatttctcttcctcattttacagactaatttTTGGTTATGTTTTTACCTCAACtgaccatccacacacacagtattttccccacacttacccactttactagagattattatctcagttagtggagaggaaccccttcttgtaaggggattcttgcttcagcaccataatcatgccacaaaggttgctagtctactgctgttttcgggcattaaggcatttttccattgccattttctccgaaacaaaggcGGTAacctttatgacctaactctaggcgagataggaaaaaaatctcaccgtaggaagattttggcgcgaacgtccttaaggtccCAATTTAAGAACCAAGACAGAAACCGGCGGCGataaaaacgtcacctcaaaatataatttatttcatcgtaagtcttttgcgattattccatctcgttcactgTACTGTAAAACTAAATTGGTTAGAAGCGGTTTCGAAATAAAAATGgagaatgaaaggttcacatttgtatgaTAACTTTATGGTCAAACCGCAAATTTAAAGACCTCAAAtatatggagatggttatgaaactcgataagtttctttgttttatgtttttgttttcactggcgaaaaatgtctacgcatgagtcgcgcgatatggcacgtgacgcgtttccgggactatcattggctctcgtgaaaaaagcactcccgagaagaacagaaaaatggctgccgtttgaggatcggtagcttgttggtttccgttctttttagagcgatcaaggctagttttaacgccagtttcaagtggaatgtattcttagagaacgtctatgttgtgtaagtcgtttgaaagtccaatccagcatcctcggaaaatttgcccctggaaaattttatttcgtgggaaaagagctgcgaaacaggtgagttttttgcgcaatttttaatgtggaaagtttgttgccaccgggtacaaaaagttactgtaatgtgcagaaaggaggattcctaaggtttccgttcatgtgtgaattggcttgtaccaggtggcagggaaatggcaatattgttcaacgtgaaggttatttttttctgcgttacaccttacgatcggcacctctacatgaatgatcagtgattcgatcagatatgaatttgattttgaatatgattgtctcattgggaacgtaaccctagtatcaaatattttaaatagctgcttttaagctcatttatattcccttttctggtgaaggtctaagttattatactttttagcagtcacaactcaacgatccttgcgttcaagtagttaccaagttatggatttgcaatcaatttgagtttaaaatcaaaatcaaaatccatgttagttaaaataatgtttggaagaacaaaagtgtaggtacagatgtatataggtatctatagattgaggttttttttactattgttttctggtagcattaatgatgtaattttggttttaggggactgtcatgtgttgttggatcaaggaaattctgttttgagtcaagtatggttgacagtggatagttgttcctgaaaaggctgaaaggaagctttattgccttggactttttttgcttacaccccacatgtttgttcttttcttacatggcaaaatttattaatatattatgtgatttggagctgcagctagaaacagtgtcttatgcataaggtctcattggggttgatggcagtgaaataattttggtaaaaaatatgtttagagtttttatcataatttctcatcttggtcctgctggacttcaaacatgctctaccattttgcacaaggatcTTGTCAATCAActgttaccttttggtgtatttgcaatatgatattttggatagcaattgattcatttttcttatcccttatgtgtagatatcctatgtctgtcacatagttagctttaagcttttatttcctgtagtgtatctttattatagttagcacatgaccccacaagcatgtgttattgctttaatattgattgtgtttgaataaaggatattgttgtcttgtcttgtcgataatgcaaaacagcctcagttgtatttgcattatttctgaatgttacttttaaagggcaaaccattaaaaggtgtacaaagtttgcaggagttcaggaaaaatattcaaaatattcattgatttgatgttcctgaagcaggtaaatcttgaagagtttacgcaaccatatttggaatatacggcATTTCTTTTTGGGAGTGTTCGAGTCCACAGAATTCAtgttctttatgttgagaagtactgtaagactgactccatggggttccccattgacgagtaaaatcgtctggtgttagacagagcaaaatactcttgctttagacagagtaaaataccaagtatggccggtttaggggtgaaagggttaattaaattaaagtgcaatcattactttgactttctttcttcaattgaaccaatacaaagtgactaatcatcacctccaccattgctatacaacggctttggcttttagatcatagtatcaaagttgaagctggtggctcaaggagtaaactttgcaaaaaagttaggttaaaaatacttttatggtatttgagtatttttgtagaacaaatttgcataatatcgttaaagtcattaaatcaatgagaatccaaacatgaggaagcggtttgctcaggaggggtctttttttcttttaaacaacccttaaaggtaacagaatcttgttttctggatgtaggctaaagaaatctgaccccttaggggaaccagttctaaattgacaaatgactggcattttataattcataagtaaaagctacttgctcgcttaccaaatttttctacagttccattcatttttcagattgatagccttaaatgtactgcggcaactctgccagctgtttggtctcagtatcataaCCAGTACCCCCTTGgggtagtttgttcacttcaccaccattgtttaaccctatccagggactaaagcaaggatggaaattgatcatagcttaaataaattggaccactttttttacttcttacacttactgcattcaactttaatttattcatcctttgaaatggtaggaatgattactattatttacagcaattgctaaaaattcattgcatctaatgttgaaatatttgttACATATGagttttaagtatttatgagtcaatgagttagtgcagttaccctaacccataaaatgaaagctaaaattgcagagagtgcttaggcctaatcactgaaacgagggcttaggcttgatcaataaattattgctatattgactgtgagtctcattgactcatgactcattgactaattgactcataaatcatgggacctctttacgtatggaaaggtaacaggagttatttctgtgaagtcttatccagaaaactgcaacatgggattatgtccctttcaaatgtagctttgtatgcttttgctcaatgtctttgaatgattattacggaaatatgaagttatggtttttctaaaagttaaatctaatgcaaggggattaaaattattgaagcagctgtgttgcaaccagagtccgcaaagagaggttagataatttgttgtactggaagtaattagtaggccagcgtgaaatttgtgaaaagttttggagggtggcactgaagaaccttcaacaagttttctaaactttgaaaatacctaattttatatcgtCCTGCTGTTTTggttgctggaagataaaatcaattcctgattaagtatttCTGTTGTCAcgttaacccactacaatgtggtgaaagcgtattattagctgtagtaaaattttgttacagtaaaattctccctgctagAAAGCTGGACTTCTGaatcaaatattgttgttttggctattcagagttaacctaatctatgtttatttctataatttggaggaaagcaaacaattggcattttgcttggaacaaaaggtttccttctagtgtgcccaatatgaggtgctatgacatgttaagtatgattttggttattattactgctaaattcactttaaaatttatttttgaacgactgaaatacatttcttaattttcccctcggtcttaataaattttcctctatggatcacttgaatggcaattttaacaacttgatttttaaaaaaaatgcgaaaatcttaacattttctgttagatgcgggaccccgcggaaacagtgtgtaactatttagttggaagagaaaccatttggaaatttagtggtatcttttttgttccacttttaaaaagataaacgcatgaattgaaatcaagatggtaaccgattagctggtaagctccacaaacgaatttccactcgaacattagcaaccgagactcgcgttgaccttgaaatttttaaagaaatttccctcgtagccatggcttaaaagagaatctcgctgggaTAGAAACGCACCAGGCtggaaacgcactatgcagtcaacattcgtccgttttatcGGCCTGAAAAAGGGTCTTTTGTCGACAGAGATCTAATAAAATTGATCAAATAAACAccgaatggcggccatgtttgatttgaggtaatgaagtcacatgacaaggcctcgaccaatcagacatttttcgccagtgaagtttttgttggctgttttggccctgaccaAGCGCAAAACACACCCTTTTGTCCAAAatgcagccaatcaaaagtttcgattaatttattaaaaactgaaattgtgAACCGAGGACAAAAGCCTGTGCATGGTCACGGCCAAGTTGACATAAAGCACCGCGGATGTCACTGTTCTCGATTTTGACGTTTTaagagtttcataaccagtccatctATATGAACTTTGCTCAGAGTAACGCAAAAACATGAGTAGAAATGTGTGCCGCACGTTCGGCATGATTGTTTTTCCTGTTATAACCAATATGATAATAtcgttttgtggcgttgtcgttgccgcaGCCTTCGTCGTTTTTTAAACTCCCTCAGTCACCAAGGAGCATTAGCAacaaggagtttaagaaacgacgatggctacgactacgacaacggcacaaaacaataatatcattggttaagagagcataaataatcgtgctacaCATGCAGCTCtaattttagcaagtatgtttgcggtcGTCTGTGAAATtaccaatagggagcttaagcaacgacagcggcgacggcaacgagaacgtcatttcaaaatacaaatgcgcgttattttaatcgctccgtgactatttcaacctttttaatatgacagggGTGTgatagttcctcaaaaatgacactggtagGAACGGCCCTCAATTTAGGgttgaaaatgaaaagttaTCCTCAAGTGTTGACGTTGTTcataaaaactcaaatttggctatttcacgttgtagtcttgctgacgacggcaaagaaatggacaaaagtgaaaaacacacgtgcagggcgtgcaaagctattgttcatgcctactaaatatgcaaatttgtgagacgttctcgttgccgtcgccgttgtcgttgcttaagctccctaattttgaggttttgacgacaacgtaaggatgcaacagagaatctctGATTGTCTCTTTTCACtctaaaaccgctcgtaccaatttatttttaggatacctcgcccatattgtaggacgtgaacgagactgaataatcgcgaaggacttatgatagagccaagttatgttttgaggtgatggcgttttcgtcgaccgtcgccttCGTAAATCTTAAGGTCCCAaccgacaacggcgacggcaacgaaaacgttacaaatttgcatatttagtgagcaaaaccAATAGCTTTGCACACTCTGCacgtgcttttttttttttttcactcttgtccatttctttgccgtcgccgGTAAATCatcaacgtgaaatgaccaaatttgaggttttagggagAACCTCAGCgtttgaggataaattttcattttctctcctaaattgagcgccgttcattCTAGTTTCTTTCTTGAGagtttgccacacctttgtcgcGTTAAAATGCTTAGAATAATCGCGACGGGATTACAAGAACGcaaattcacatttaacgacgacgttctATTATCAGCGAGGTCGACAAGAACAACACATTTAATTAGCAGAAAATATGGCTATTCACGTAAAATGGAGTGAAGCTTGTGACTTTAGCTTCGCGTGACCCAAGGCAACTCGGAAATGAAATCCGAACGTTgcattcaaaataaacagcctttggataaaaatcaaagctcaaaattttgccagtcggATGTAGGGTTATCAGCCtaagccttcggcttcggctgataacccttacctcgaccttgattcttctggatatcacaaaaacttcatccaataattgttcaaaagctgTTTCGCGATTACCTCCTGGTGATCACGTACGGAAACTGTTATTCCTGCACTACCAAGTGCCTCGGCAAAAGATTTACCGGGAAATATGTAACCTAGAGCTCGTTTCTGGACCCTTTCTGGATCTGTTTGTAAATACTTTGACAAAGAATAATGAAACGCGGGACATGCAAAGTACAGCGATGATCTAATGTAataacactaataataataatggtaataataatttgtgttgtaagggaagttttttcgagattgcattttcgtcgtcgacgcacttttgcctcgctttaaggcgcttggttacgttttgcctcactttgacgaactaacgcacgtggtgatttgtgcgtcgtcggcgttcattattctagcgtttggtgaggtgtgataatcttccatcgttcatcgttgaaaagagctgaaagattgctgaaggtctgtcaactgaagtcggtaaaattttactttggattaagcatggttcgtcactgtccttggaaaatgtgtgcgactcctcgcgcttgcattaAACCgtgttgttttgctcggcggccgttgtgccacaaagtgaatcaaccgagttgtgaagcttggcggccgttgtgccacaaagtaaatctaccgagatatgacgcttgtcggcgccatttcatcatgacttgtgatatttacggcattgaaatcaacaaactgaatttattgtgtcccagcgttcagcacagaaaagtaatcttaggtctttaataccacaagctgaaaagacttgcaagtaacagtttcattttagagtaattttcagtagttgtctacttgtagaattccaaataaatagttaatgattacgtctaacaaattgtcacgttcatagatgcagtacagtggaattagatcgttatatcgaggttaacgagactcccgatataacgatattgccttaaaataaccgaaaatatctttatatcggggtaaaattaacatgtgctgttccatacattttactgtaacttttgccgggacatagcatgtttatctttataccggggatatcgttatatcgaggatcgttgtatcggggttccactgtaataacatttccctatcgcacgaaccatccaccctccccacTCAGTTGCTActtgtaccaaacctgtaccgtcctacaaacatcgagcgcactcgcctaagcttcgattacccctagtaataataataataataataataatataataataataatataataataataataataatataataataataaataataataataataatggcggCAAGTAGTGCAGAGGCCGTTCTTTGAGTTCTCTTAAAGACGACTCATAACCGAAAGCAAGCCAACTCCGGAGCATCAACGCATATACAGATAGCATGATAAAGTGCTTAGCAGCTGTTTCTAGCAGAAAGCTAGTCAGATTGGTGACTTTGGAGACGACTAAGTCTGTTTTTAGTAATTCGTTTCTTTTAAACAAGCTTCCGAACGTAATGGCGGAAACTTCACAAGCACAGACCTCTATGCGCAGGGGAAGGCGTTTGAAATGGACTGAAGCTATGAATGTTAAGTTGTTGGAATGTAAGAGAAAGGCTATAGAACTGGTTCAATCAAATGTCCCACCGAGGAATTCGACTGGCAGGATGAAGGGTTATATGTCCGTAATGAAGGAGTTATGGGACGAGAGCGAGTTCGCTAATGATCTGAATCTCTCGAGTCAAAATCTTAGAGATCAAGCAGCCAGGATTGAAAAGTCGTTTGGTAATGTAAGAGCTACTATCAGGGAGGAGGTAAACGAAGATAATGGCGAGAGTTTATTTGATGCAGTTTATTTAGAGCGCAATGAAGGTCAAGATCTCGAACAAGAAGAATTATACGAAATCAATAACAACTCAGTTCAAGAGGAAAATTTGCATACGCAAGTAAACCATCAGACTGCGGTGAATAATAACACTCCATCGCAAATAAGCACCGAGGTGAATACCATTGTTCAAATGGCACGTCCAATTTTTGCATCAGTGAGCGCAAGTCCAGGGGACTTCAGTAATCGACTAATTGACACTCGAACAAAGAAAATACCAACCAGAGGTGATATTGTTAACATCAGCTCAGCCGTGGAAGAGTTAATGAAGCTTAACAACAAGATCAATACCATCGATCTGGCTCAGGATCCTTTTGTTTATCTATGGTTAATAAATTGTGTCTTGTATGCGGTTGTGGCAGCGTTTTTGATAGTGAAAGGTTGGACAAGAAAGTACACTTCTCAGACAGGAAAAGGTAAAGTGGAGGATAAGCAGAAAGAGATGTATGAGAGGCAAGCTGGAGAGATTCGAAAGAATATTTCTATTGCAAAAGCCGAGATAGAAAGAATAAAGTCTAATCGGAAGATCACAACAAAAGGAAGGCGAAATCAAGCGAAACTGTTGGAATCTTGTAAAGTTATTTCGGTGGCGGCGTTAGTGAGTTACATGGAAAGAGAAAAATCCAAGTTGAGAAAGCTTAAGAAAAGTTTTGTGCGGAGGAAAAAACTATATGAGGCCAGACAGGTGAACCGGAAGTTCCAACAGGATCCCGGAAgtgtatattcttgttttggaaaaatgcttgaaaaacaacaagaaaacgaGAAACCAAGATATGATCGAACACTGTTACAAGGGCAACAGGACGAAAGGAGGAAATTTGAAGATATAGAAGAAGCGAGC
Above is a window of Montipora capricornis isolate CH-2021 chromosome 6, ASM3666992v2, whole genome shotgun sequence DNA encoding:
- the LOC138053285 gene encoding uncharacterized protein, whose amino-acid sequence is MAETSQAQTSMRRGRRLKWTEAMNVKLLECKRKAIELVQSNVPPRNSTGRMKGYMSVMKELWDESEFANDLNLSSQNLRDQAARIEKSFGNVRATIREEVNEDNGESLFDAVYLERNEGQDLEQEELYEINNNSVQEENLHTQVNHQTAVNNNTPSQISTEVNTIVQMARPIFASVSASPGDFSNRLIDTRTKKIPTRGDIVNISSAVEELMKLNNKINTIDLAQDPFVYLWLINCVLYAVVAAFLIVKGWTRKYTSQTGKGKVEDKQKEMYERQAGEIRKNISIAKAEIERIKSNRKITTKGRRNQAKLLESCKVISVAALVSYMEREKSKLRKLKKSFVRRKKLYEARQVNRKFQQDPGSVYSCFGKMLEKQQENEKPRYDRTLLQGQQDERRKFEDIEEASEFWKALWEGTGSENAGMEWIGEVREAMREVVPEIPTTEFKLTGDKVGQTIRKKKNWSAPGPDLLANFWWKKVDVLHQDVARSFEATAVCERDFPLWFSGGKTSLLPKPGEFTKDNQRPITCLNTLYKWYTSCLLVDASHHLLSYGLMQGDQRGAKQDCSGTVDNLLIDRMVCQDAQRGHRNLSMAWIDVSKAYDSVDHRWLVEMFKLHRFPEWFGFLIGKLSRSWNTRIVTETKQGSESS